The DNA region ATCATTTTAGACCCTATATGTGAAACTTAACAAACTTCCACAGCAATTATAGATATAAAAAATAGGCCGAGACTAACCATCTCGGCCTATTCGCTTGCTTATATAAATGTAGCCATTATATTATGAATTTGTTGAGATGAAGTAGATCAAGGTTTGTAGTTCATTCGTGAAGTCTACATCTTGCACCCGAATGCTATCCGGTACATCTAACCTCACTGGCGTAAAATTCAAAATACCTTTGATACCCGCTTGTTCTAACGATGGTATCATATCTTGAGCAACTGCCTCAGGTACTGAGAGAATAACCACTTCAATATCCATTAATTTTAATTGTTCAGTTAAATCCTTCATATCATAAACAGGTACACCATTGTGGACCGTACCAATGATATCCTGATTGATATCGAAGGCAGCACCAATTCGAATATTGTTTGATTTTTTGAAGTTGTAATTTAATAAAGCATTACCAAGATTACCAACACCAACTAGTGCTACTGTTGTTAAACGGTCTTGGCTTAATGTCTTACCAAAGAAATCTAATAAAGCATCAATATCATAGCCGTATCCACGTTTACCTAAAGCACCAAAGTATGAAAAGTCACGTCTAATCGTTGCACTTTCAAC from Aerococcus urinaeequi includes:
- a CDS encoding redox-sensing transcriptional repressor Rex, which encodes MRKIPKATARRLPLYHRYLRVFKNMGKTRVSSTELSEAVKVESATIRRDFSYFGALGKRGYGYDIDALLDFFGKTLSQDRLTTVALVGVGNLGNALLNYNFKKSNNIRIGAAFDINQDIIGTVHNGVPVYDMKDLTEQLKLMDIEVVILSVPEAVAQDMIPSLEQAGIKGILNFTPVRLDVPDSIRVQDVDFTNELQTLIYFISTNS